The genomic interval CTTATGCTGGCGCACAATTTGCTTTGCGGCAAGGTGTCGGTTATGTTAAAGCGTTGTTTGTAATAGTTACAAGCGCTTTGATTTTGAAAAATATATATGATTATGTATATCAATGGTTGTCATAAAGTATAGAAGATGTCTTGAACTCGTAATGAGTTGAAGACATCTTTTTTAATAGGGCAGTGTATATATTGTTTGTACAGGAAATAGAGGCTTTATGGGTTGTTCAGTTATAAAAAATATATCTGTACGAACCATAATCATTGGTCATCTAAGATTGATATCGTTATAATTAGGGTAGTAGAAATAAATAACAGAATCTTAGGAGGTCGTTTATTTTATGGTACAAATTACATTCGGCGGAGATCCCGTAACATTATCAGGCAACCCAGTGGAAGAAGGTCAAACAGCGCCAGATTTCACAGTTGTAAACAACGATTTAGAAGAAGTGACACTAAAAGATTATGATGGCAAGAAAAAATTAATCAGTGCTGTGCCTTCAATTGATACAGGTGTATGTGACAAACAAACACGTAAATTTAATGAAGAAGCTTCTTCTGAAGAAGGCGGCGTTGTATTAACTATCTCTGAAGACTTGCCTTTCGCACAAAAAAGATGGTGTGCAGCAAGCGGATTAGATAACGTTATTTTATTAAGTGACTACCAAAAACATTCATTTGGTAAAAACTTCGGTGTGCTAATGGAAGGTTTAGAATTATTAGCACGTTCTGTATTTGTTTTAGATAAAGATAATAAAGTTGTATATTCAGAAATCGTGAGTGAAGGAACTGACTTCCCTGATTTTGAATCAGCTTTAAAAGCTTATAAAGAATTAGACTAATAAATAAGACAAATAGTTGTTGTAAATAAATATTAGATTAGACTGCTCATAATTAGTGCTAGTAGTACTCATTGATTATGAGCAGTCTTTTTAGGAAGGGTTTTAATATGGCTGAAGAAAAAACTATAATGGAACGATTGTTTCAAGAATTAGATAGTAAGACAAAAGCATTAAATGAGGAGAACGGACAGAGTTTTATAGAGAATCTTGGATTAGCAATGGAAGATATCTATCAAAATAACAGAGAGTTATTAGAACAAGCCACTCTAGCAGACAGACGTAAAGCTTTTCAATTCGCATATCTCAGTCTGATGCAACAACAAGAAATTCAAGCCAATCATCAAATTACACCAGATTCAATTGGTTTAATTTTAGGTTATTTAGTTGAAAGATTTACTGAAGGCAAAAAAGAATTAAACATTGTTGATTTGACAAGCGGTAGCGGTCATTTAAGTGCAACGGTTCATGAGGTATTGAAAGAACAAACTTTAATGCATCATTTAGTTGAGGTAGATCCTGTTTTATCACGCGTCAGTGTACATCTTGCTAATTTCTTAGAAATACCTTTTGATGTTTATCCTCAAGATGCAATTATGCCATTACCTTTCGAAGAAGCGGATGTAGTAATCGGGGATCTTCCAGTAGGATATTATCCGGTAGATGATCGCAGTCATGAAATGAAACTTGGTTTTGAAGAAGGGCATAGTTATGCACATTATCTATTGATTGAACAGGCTGTAGAAGCGTTAAGAGGAAGCGGTTATGCTTTCTTAGTAGTACCTAGCAATATCTTTGAAGGAGATAATGTAAAACAGCTTGAAAAATTCATTGCAACAGATACAGAAATGCAAGCATTTTTAAACCTTCCCAAAACATTATTCAAGAGTGAAAATTCACGTAAATCTATTTTGATATTACAGAAAAAAGAAAGTGGCGTAACGCACTCTGTTGAGGTATTGCTTGCTAATATTCCTGATTTCAAAGATCCTCAACAATTCCAAAAATTTATGGGTGAATTAAACGAGTGGCTGCAACAAAATCATCACAAAATTTAACTGTAACAATCTTGTATTTGAACTGTATTAATGGTTAAATAGATATGGTAAAAGAAAATGGAAAAATTGGAGGCATAATCTTATGTCAAATTTAGTTTTAGCGATTAACGCAGGCAGCTCATCATTGAAATTTCAACTTATCGAAATGCCTGAAGAGAAATTAGTCAGTAAAGGATTAATTGAAAGAATCGGTCTCAAAGGTTCAAAGATTACTGTTGAATATGACGGTCGTAAATTTACAGATGAAAAAGAAATTAATGACCATGTACAAGCTGTAAATGTCATGTTAGATAATTTAATCGATTTAGGTATTATTCGTGATATTAATGATATCGATGGCACAGGTCATCGTGTTGTACACGGTGGGGAACTTTTCCCTGAATCAGCATTGGTTACAAATGATGTTGAAAAACAAATTGAATCACTTACTGAACTTGCACCATTGCATAACCCAGCGAACTTGATGGGTATTCGTGCATTCCGCAAGCTATTGCCGAGTATCCCGCATGTGGCAGTATTTGATACATCATTCCACCAAACTATGCCAGAACAAGCTTATTTATACAGTTTACCGTTCCATTATTATAAAGACTACGGTATTCGTAAATATGGTTTCCACGGTACGAGTCATAAATATGTATCTCAACGTGCTGCTGAAATTTTAGGAAAACCAATTGAGGAATTACGTATCATTTCATGTCATATCGGTAATGGTGCATCTATCGCTGCAATCGACGGCGGCGAATCAGTTGATACTTCAATGGGCTTCACACCGTTAGCAGGGGTTACTATGGGTACACGTTCAGGTGATATTGACCCAGCATTAATTCCTTATATTATGGAAAAAACTGGTAAGAGTGCAGAAGCTGTATTAGACATCTTAAACAAAGAATCAGGTCTACTTGGTATCTCTGGTACTTCAAGTGACTTGCGTGATTTAGAACAAGATGCTGAAGAAGGCAAAACACGTGCTCAACTTGCATTAGATGTTTTCGCTTCAAGAATCCATAAATACATTGGTTCATATGCAGCTAAAATGCATGGAGTAGATGTTGTAATTTTCACAGCCGGTGTTGGAGAAAATTCTGATGAAGTACGTGCTCGTGTATTAGAAGGTCTAGAATTCATGGGTGTTTATTGGGATCCTAAGAAAAATGCTCAATTACATGGCACTGAAGGGTTTATCAATTATCCTCACTCTCCAGTAAAAGTCATTGTTATTCCAACAAATGAAGAAGTTATGATTGCAAGAGATGCTGTTAAATTCGGCAGCTTATAATTAAAAAATCCAGATGATAGTTTGTTTCTTGTTATAAATAAGAGAAAGCTATCAACTGGATTTTTTTGTTATTTTTGCAAAAAGAATCCCAGAACAGACCTTTTAACATCTGTTCTGGGTTGTTTTAACTTAAATATTTCACTGTGTATATACTTATTTATTATCTTGCTTGGTATTGTTTGCGTAATTCTTCTGTTGCAACTTGTGGTTGGAAATCTTCAGGCATTTCTTCTGTACGAACAACTAACACATCACAAGGAGAGTGACGTACAATTGCTTCAGATACAGAGCCTACAATAAATCTTTCAACAGCATTTAAACCAGATGTACCGCAAATTACTAAGTCTGCGTCTACTTCTTTAGCAATTTTTTTAGGAATAATTGCTTTAGGAGAACCAAACTCTAATAATGTTTCTACATCTTTTACGCCTTCATTATGTGCGAATTCTTTATAACCTTTAAGTAATTCTTCTGAGAATTGTTTTGATTTCTCAGTAAATTGAACGTCATAGACCTCATAAGAAGTATACGTTCTTGAATCAATAACATTTGTAATAATGAGTTTAGCATCATTACGTTTTGCAACTTCTACCGCTTTATTGAATGCCCATTCTGCTTCTTGTGATCCATCAACGGCGATTAAAATATGTTTGTAAGTTAACATCGTAAATGACCTCCTTCTTCTATTCAATCTTATTTTATCACAGTTGACAGAATATTAGAAACTATTATATAAAACGAAATATTTACAATTAAGTGAAGGTTGCAATATTCTTATAATTCGTAATAATTTAAACTTATCGATATTTATTAGCATAATGATTGCGCTTTCACTCTATTCGCGTTACGATAATGCATGGGAGGTGTACGGAATGAAAATAGGTATTCCAAAAGAGATAAAAAATAATGAAAACAGAGTAGGTTTATCACCAAGTGGTGTGCATGCATTAGTTGAGAAAGGGCATACTGTGCTTGTCGAACACACTGCTGGAGAAGGTTCATTCTTTACGGATGAAGATTATAAAGCTGTAGGTGCTGAAATTGTAAATAGTGCCGGAGAAGCTTGGGATGTAGAAATGGTTATTAAGGTTAAAGAACCAATCAAAGAAGAATATCAATACTTCAGAGAAGATTTAATCTTATTCACTTATTTACACTTGGCAAACGACAAAGAATTGACTCAAGCATTAGCTGACAACAAAGTTGTAGCAATTGCTTATGAAACTGTTCAATTGCCAGATAACTCATTACCATTATTAACACCAATGAGTGAAGTTGCAGGAAGAATGGCAGCGCAAATCGGTGCGCAATTCTTGCAAAAATTCTACGGAGGTAAAGGTATTTTATTTTCTGGTATTCCTGGTGTTCCAAAAGGTAATGTAACAATTATCGGTGGTGGCCAAGCAGGTACAAATGCTGCTAAAATCGCTTTAGGTTTAGGTGCAAACGTAACAATCTTAGACGTTAACCCTAAACGTTTACAAGAGCTTGAAGATTTATTTGATGGACGTGTTAACACTATCATGTCTAACCCATTGAATATCGAAGAAGCTGTAGTAAACAGTGACTTTGTAATCGGTGCAGTATTAATTCCTGGTGCAAAAGCACCAAAACTAGTTACTGAAGATATGGTTAAACAAATGAAAGACGGTTCAGTTATGGTTGACATTGCAATTGACCAAGGCGGAATCTTCGAAACTTCAGACCATGTCACTACTCATGATGATCCAACTTATATCAAACATGGTGTAGTTCACTATGCAGTAGCTAACATGCCAGGTGCGGTTCCACGTACTTCTACAGTTGGTTTAAACAATGCTACTTTACCTTATGCATTGCAAATTGCTAACAAAGGTTATTTAGATGCATTACGTGATAACCAACCATTATCTTTAGGATTAAACGTTTATGACGGCAAAGTTACAAATGAAGGTGTCGCTAAAGCGCTTGATCTTCCGTATACACCAGTAGATAAAGCATTAATTTAATTCAATTAGAATAATTAATGGGATGTCACAGAGGATGAATTAGTTTTCCTCAATAAACATCAATATAAAAGCTCCAGCAATTCTGTTTAGGGTTTTACAGAATATGTTGGAGCTTTTTCTTATAAAAAACAGATTTGCATATTAGCAAACCTGTTTTTTAAAAGTATTATTTTTCGTAGTGTGTTAATATTTCGTGTCCGTCTTCTGTAACTAAAATATCGTCTTCAATTCGAACACCGACTTCATTAGGAACATAAATTCCTGGTTCAACTGTAACGACCATACCTGGAACAAATTTATTCGTATTATGTGAAGCTACATCTTGATATTCATGTTCTTCTAATCCTAGGCCGTGACCTAAACGGTGAACGAAATATTCGCCATAGCCTGCTTCTGATATAATACCGCGCGCTTTCTTATCAACGTCTCCAATTACAACACCTGGTTTAATCATATCAATCGCTTCTTTTTCAGCTTTAAGCACGATATCATATACTTCTTTAGCTTTTTGATCAGGAGTACCAAAAGGTACTGTACGTGTCATATCACTGCAGTATTGCTCATAAACGACACCTAAATCAAATAGTACATACTCATCTTTTTGCAATTCACGGTCACCAGGAACACCATGCGGTGAAGCAGCATGATCGCCGAATAAAACCATAGTATCAAAGCTCATTTGATCTACGCCGTATTTTGTTTGGATTTCATATTCGATATGGCGTACGACTTGTTTTTCAGTTACACCTTCTTTTAAGAAGTTAACTCCGATTTCAATACATTTGTCAGCAAGCTCAGCTGCTTTTTTGATTTTATCGATTTCCTCTGATGTTTTAACGTTTCTAAGGGCTTTAATCGTTCCGTCAATATCTCCGAAAGTTTCAACACCAAAACCATCAATTAATTCTTTTTGACGTTTTAATGTTAAATGTTCATTTTCAACGAGTAATTTATCAAAATGGTAATCTACTAGTTTGAAAGGGTCTTCTCCATCTGCATTTCCTACAACTTTGCCTTTAAATGGAGATGCTTTTACTTCTTCTACTTCAAGTTTTGGAACAAAAAGAACTTGTTCACCTTCAGCAGTAATTAACAAAGCTAATAAACGTTCATGCGGCTCGCTTAAATAGCCTGTAAAATAAAAAACATTTAATGGTGTCGTAATCCAAGCAGCACCTGCGTCTTGATTACGTATTTCTTTTACTATTTCATCTGTCTTCACAATCCATCAACCTCCATATTTATAATTAATTATAGTTTAGTCTACATTCGCATATAATTCAAAAGGTGAGGGATTGTTTTTAGTGAAAAGAGGGAAGATGTTATAATATAATCAATAAAATGAACATAGGGGGATTATTAATGAAATTATCATTCCATGGACAATCAACAATTTATTTTGAAGCGAACGGCAAGAAAGTCATCGTAGACCCATTTATTACAGGTAATGAATTATCTGATTTGAATGCAGAAGAAGTTGAAGTCGATTATATCGTATTGACACATGGTCACGGAGATCATTTTGGAGATACTGTAGAAATAGCTAAAAAAAATAATGCCACTGTTGTAGGTTTAGCTGAAGTAGCAGATTATTTATCTACATCACAAGGTGTTGAAAATGTGCATCCTATGAACATTGGCGGTAAATGGGAATTTGAATTTGGTTCAGTGAAATATGTACAAGCATTTCACAGCTCAAGTTTAACGAATGAAGACGGAATTCCTGTTTATTTAGGTGCTTCTACTGGATTAATTTTAGAAGTAGATGGCAAGACAATTTATCATTGCGGCGATACAGGATTATTCAGTGATATGAAGTTAATTGCAGATCGTCATCCAGTAGACGTATGTTTTGTTCCAATCGGCGATAACTTTACGATGGGAATTGAAGATGCAAGTTATGCGATTAATGAATTTATTCAACCTAAAATTTCGGTGCCAATTCATTATGATACTTTCCCTTATATTGAACAAAATCCAGAAGACTTCAAGAAATTAGTAAATAAAGGTGAAGTTCAAATATTAAAACCAGGTGAAGAAGTGAAATTTGATTAAATTGAAACCAAAAATGCTTGTACAGTTTAATTGCTGTACAAGCATTTTTATTATTTAACAATTAATACAGGGATATGAGCACGTTTAGCTACTTTATGGCTGACGCTGCCTAATACGAATTTCTTTTTCGCTTGAGCCTTGCGGTTACTTACAACTAAAACATCATAGTCGCCGCTATTCGCAAATTTCACAAGTTCTTCTTTTGGGTTGCCGCGCACAATGATTTCATCATAATCAATGCCGTACTCATCTAAAATATCACGCGTCGGTTGCAAATCTTTGCTTCGCTCTGCAGTTAATTCATTTAAATGAACTCCACCTTTAATAGATGCTTGTGCATCTTGTTCTGAAATCGCATTCAAAATTGTAACAATTGTGCCTTCTCCAGATAATTTTTGAACATTTTCCAGTGCTTTTTTATTTTCTAAATCCGTGTCAACACCGAGTAGTATGTTTTTATACATCTCAATCCCTCCTTAGTTTCTATTCTAATAAAGATGTAACAATTTTTCCAATTAAATTTATGTCCAAATTATTAAAAAGCTTTTTCTTGCTAAATTAAATTCTTATATTAGAGAAGGTTTCAATCAAATGTTAAAATCACTTGTGATATTGTTTCGATTTTTAGAGTAAAGCAAGTTATAATGATAATAAGAGAAAGCAGAGAATGAGGGAAGTAAGATGACAAAACATGAGCAAATTCTGGCACATATCGAATCTTTAGCTGTAGGAAAGAAAATCTCTGTAAGAAAGATTGCTAAAGATTTAGAGGTTTCAGAAGGTACAGCATATCGCGCTATTAAAGATGCTGAGCAATTAGGTTTAGTTGCAACAATAGATAGAGTAGGCACTGTAAGAATTGAAAAGAAAAGTCGTGAACAAATCGAACATCTTACATTTGGTGAAATTGTAAAAATCATTGATGGTCAAGTATTAGCAGGTAGAGATGGTTTGCATAATACGTTAACTAAATTTGCGATAGCAGCTATGAAACTTGAGAACGTGGTTAAATATTTAACGAAACATACATTGTTAATAGTCGGTAACCGAACTGATGTACAAATGGAAGCCTTAAAACACGGCAGCGCAGTGCTTATTACAGGGGGTTTTAATACAACTCCTGAAATTAAAAAGTATGCTGACGAACATAACCTTCCGATTCTTTCGTCAAATTATGATTCGTACCTAGTAGCAAATATGATTAACAGAGCGATGTACAATCAAATTATTCGAAAAGAAATTTTGATTGTTGAAGATATAGTTAAGCCAGTTTCAGAAGAAACAGTAGCGAAAGAAGATATGTTAGTGTCTGATTTGAAAAAGCGTTCACAACAAACAGGCCACTCTCGATTTCCTGTAGTAGATGATGACTGGAAACTAGTTGGTATTGTTACAAGTAAGGATATAATTGCGAAAGATTCTGATGAAAGTATTCAAAAAGTAATGACAAAACCTGTTTTGAACGTGCAGAATTCAACGACTGTTGCGAGTTGCGCACATATGATGATATGGGAAGGGATTGAACTTTTGCCTGTCACTACGATTAATAAAAAGTTGTTGGGAGTCGTATCTCGTGAGGATGTATTAAGAGCGATGCAATTAATCGGCAGACAACCGCAAGTAGGCGAAACGATTAATGATCAAGTCGCTAAATATATTTCTATAAATAAAGATAGTATTACTGTCGATGTCGCACCTCAATTAACAAGCCAATACGGTACATTAAGTAAAGGAGCATTTGTGGCAATCATTGAAGAAACGATTCGTTATAAAATGCGCCAATTAAAAAAACAAGAAGTTATGATTGAAAGTTTAAGTATCATGTATTTGAAAACAGTTTCGATCGAAACTGAACTAGAAATACAATACAACATGTTAGATATAGGACGGCATTTTGCTAAAATAGAGGTCAGTATGATGAACGGCCAAACACCAGTGGCTAAAGCATTGACAATATGTCAAATGTTGGAAAGCTAGATAGAAGAGGAGACGTAAAAATGAACAATTTTAATGAAATTATGGATACCATTGCAGATGCAGATACGATTATTATTCACAGACATGTGCGTCCAGACCCGGATGCTTATGGTTCACAATTAGGCTTAAAATCTTATCTTCAATTAAAATTTCCTGATAAAACAATCTATGCAGTAGGTGAGAGTGAACCTTCTTTAGATTTCATGGGAACTTTTGATGCAGTGAAAGATGATGATTATAAAAATGCGCTTGTAATCGTCTGCGACACAGCAAATTCACCTAGAATTGATGATCAGCGTTTTGATAAAGGTCAAAAATTGATTAAAATAGACCATCATCCGCCAGTTGATCAATACGGAGACTTAAACTACGTTAATATAGATGCTTCCTCTACAAGTGAAATTATTTTTGATTTGATTTCATATTTTAATGATTCATCTATTATCAATGAAAATACAGCCAAACTGTTATATCTAGGAATTGTCGGAGATACAGGACGCTTCTTCTTCAACAATACAACACCGCATACAATGCAAGTTGCAGCTGAACTATTGAAATATCCTTTTGACCACAGTGCAGAATTAAATAAGATGGCTGAAAAGGATCCTAAATTAGCACCGTTCCAAGGCTATGTTTTACAAAACTTCGACTTGAATGAAAATGGATTTGCGAAAGTGCAAATTACTGAAGATGTCTTGAGACAATATGGTTTAGTACCTAATGAAGCTTCTCAATTTGTTAATACAATCTCAGATTTACGCGGTTTAAAAGTATGGGTATTTGCAGTAGATGAAGGTTCTGAAATTCGTTGCAGATTACGTTCAAAAGGAATTGTTATCAATGATATCGCTCAAAAATTTGGAGGCGGTGGTCATCCGAATGCATCAGGTGTTTCAGTAGATAGTTGGCAAGAATTTGATGCACTTGCAGCTGAATTAAATAAAAGAGCTGAAGAGAATTAATGATTAAAAGGAGGAATGGTTGCAGTGAAGGCAAATCTTAATATTCATACTGCTTATGACTTGCTCAATTCAAGTTTAAAAGTTACGGATGTTATCCAAAAGGCTGTGCAAGAAGGTTATGAGTCTTTGGCAATTACAGATACAAATGTACTGCATGCTGTTCCTCAATTTTATGATGCAAGCATCAAGGCGGGTATTAAACCTATTTTTGGTATGACAGTTCATTTAAGTGATGGACTTACTGAGTTAGAAACTGTTTTGCTTGCCAAAAATGAAGCGGGATTGAAGTCGCTTTATCAATTGTCTTCTGCTATTAAGGTACAAGAAAAATACTCAACACCAATTGAATGGTTGAAAAAATATCAAGATGACGTAGTTATTATTTTTAAAAATGTGACTTCCGAACAAATGAACCTTGTGCATCATTTTGAGCAGCACCCTGATTTGTATGTTGATCATCAAAGCAGTGGCGCAGCTGAAAGATTAGATTTGAACATGGTGTACTTGCAAGAGGCAAGATATCTCAATTCTGAAGATGCTGACACACTCAGTGCTTTAAATGCAATTAAGGATAATCAAACGATAGATTTAGTGAATACAGGTAATAATCATCATGCCCATTTTTATTCTCAAAAAGAAGTAGAGGATTTAGGATTATCGACTGATATTATTGAAAATACTGAGTCGCTTGCAGCGTTATGTACTGCAGAAATTAATTATCATCAACCGCTTCTACCTCAATTCAAAACACCGGATAATAGTTCTTCTAAAACGTATTTATGGAAAATTTTAGAGCAATCATTAAAAAAAATGAATCTTGATCAGCCAAAATACCGTGAACGCTTAGAGTATGAATTCAATATTATTACTAAAATGGGTTATGAAGACTACTTTTTGATCGTTAGTGACTTAATCCATTACGCCAAAACACATAATGTCATGGTAGGGCCTGGACGTGGTTCTTCTGCAGGTTCGCTTGTCAGTTATTTATTAAATATAACAACGATAGACCCATTGCGTTATAATCTGCTTTTCGAGCGATTCTTGAATCCAGAACGTGTCACAATGCCAGATATTGACATCGATTTCGAAGATACACGACGTGAAAAAGTCATTCAATACGTGCAAGAGAAATATGGTGATTACCATGTGTCTGGTATTGTGACATTCGGGCATCTGCTCGCAAAAGCAGTTGCACGAGATGTCGGCAGAATTATGGGGTTTGAAGAATCTACACTAAGTGAAATCTCCAAGTTAATCCCATCTAAATTAGGCATTACTCTCAACGAAGCGTATCAAAATGAAAATTTCAAAGAATTTGTCCATCGTAATCATCGGCATGAAAAATGGTTTGAGTTAAGTAAAAAATTAGAAGGTCTTCCAAGACATACGTCAACTCATGCTGCAGGTATTATAATTAATGATCGCCCTTTATATGAACACGTCCCATTATTGATGGGGGATACAGGTTTATTGACACAGTGGACAATGACGGAAGATGAAAAATTAGGGCTATTGAAAATTGACTTTTTAGGATTGAAAAACTTATCTATTATTCATCAAATAATTAATCAAGTAAAAAAAGATTTGAATGTTTCTATCGATATAGAAGCAATCCCATTTGATGATCCTAAAGTTTTTGAAATGCTTTCACGCGGAGATACAACAGGTCTTTTCCAATTAGAATCAGAAGGTGTAAGACAAGCTTTAAAAAGATTGCAACCGCAACATTTTGAAGACATTGTAGCGATGACTTCATTATACCGACCTGGGCCAATGGAGGAAATTCCGACTTATATTACGAGACGTCATGATCCATCAAAAGTACAATATCTGCATCCAGATTTAGAACCTATTCTGAAAAATACGTATGGCGTCATAATTTATCAAGAGCAGATTATGCAGATAGCGAGTAAATTCGCAGGATTCAGTTATGGTGAAGCGGATATTTTAAGACGTGCGATGAGTAAGAAAAATAGAGCTGTACTTGAAAGTGAAAGACAACATTTTATTGATGGAGCAAATTTAAACGGCTATTCAGAACAATTAAGCAAACAAATATTTGATTTAATTTTAAAATTTGCGGATTATGG from Staphylococcus condimenti carries:
- the tpx gene encoding thiol peroxidase, which encodes MVQITFGGDPVTLSGNPVEEGQTAPDFTVVNNDLEEVTLKDYDGKKKLISAVPSIDTGVCDKQTRKFNEEASSEEGGVVLTISEDLPFAQKRWCAASGLDNVILLSDYQKHSFGKNFGVLMEGLELLARSVFVLDKDNKVVYSEIVSEGTDFPDFESALKAYKELD
- a CDS encoding class I SAM-dependent methyltransferase, giving the protein MAEEKTIMERLFQELDSKTKALNEENGQSFIENLGLAMEDIYQNNRELLEQATLADRRKAFQFAYLSLMQQQEIQANHQITPDSIGLILGYLVERFTEGKKELNIVDLTSGSGHLSATVHEVLKEQTLMHHLVEVDPVLSRVSVHLANFLEIPFDVYPQDAIMPLPFEEADVVIGDLPVGYYPVDDRSHEMKLGFEEGHSYAHYLLIEQAVEALRGSGYAFLVVPSNIFEGDNVKQLEKFIATDTEMQAFLNLPKTLFKSENSRKSILILQKKESGVTHSVEVLLANIPDFKDPQQFQKFMGELNEWLQQNHHKI
- a CDS encoding acetate kinase, with the translated sequence MSNLVLAINAGSSSLKFQLIEMPEEKLVSKGLIERIGLKGSKITVEYDGRKFTDEKEINDHVQAVNVMLDNLIDLGIIRDINDIDGTGHRVVHGGELFPESALVTNDVEKQIESLTELAPLHNPANLMGIRAFRKLLPSIPHVAVFDTSFHQTMPEQAYLYSLPFHYYKDYGIRKYGFHGTSHKYVSQRAAEILGKPIEELRIISCHIGNGASIAAIDGGESVDTSMGFTPLAGVTMGTRSGDIDPALIPYIMEKTGKSAEAVLDILNKESGLLGISGTSSDLRDLEQDAEEGKTRAQLALDVFASRIHKYIGSYAAKMHGVDVVIFTAGVGENSDEVRARVLEGLEFMGVYWDPKKNAQLHGTEGFINYPHSPVKVIVIPTNEEVMIARDAVKFGSL
- a CDS encoding universal stress protein; amino-acid sequence: MLTYKHILIAVDGSQEAEWAFNKAVEVAKRNDAKLIITNVIDSRTYTSYEVYDVQFTEKSKQFSEELLKGYKEFAHNEGVKDVETLLEFGSPKAIIPKKIAKEVDADLVICGTSGLNAVERFIVGSVSEAIVRHSPCDVLVVRTEEMPEDFQPQVATEELRKQYQAR
- the ald gene encoding alanine dehydrogenase, whose amino-acid sequence is MKIGIPKEIKNNENRVGLSPSGVHALVEKGHTVLVEHTAGEGSFFTDEDYKAVGAEIVNSAGEAWDVEMVIKVKEPIKEEYQYFREDLILFTYLHLANDKELTQALADNKVVAIAYETVQLPDNSLPLLTPMSEVAGRMAAQIGAQFLQKFYGGKGILFSGIPGVPKGNVTIIGGGQAGTNAAKIALGLGANVTILDVNPKRLQELEDLFDGRVNTIMSNPLNIEEAVVNSDFVIGAVLIPGAKAPKLVTEDMVKQMKDGSVMVDIAIDQGGIFETSDHVTTHDDPTYIKHGVVHYAVANMPGAVPRTSTVGLNNATLPYALQIANKGYLDALRDNQPLSLGLNVYDGKVTNEGVAKALDLPYTPVDKALI
- a CDS encoding M24 family metallopeptidase, coding for MKTDEIVKEIRNQDAGAAWITTPLNVFYFTGYLSEPHERLLALLITAEGEQVLFVPKLEVEEVKASPFKGKVVGNADGEDPFKLVDYHFDKLLVENEHLTLKRQKELIDGFGVETFGDIDGTIKALRNVKTSEEIDKIKKAAELADKCIEIGVNFLKEGVTEKQVVRHIEYEIQTKYGVDQMSFDTMVLFGDHAASPHGVPGDRELQKDEYVLFDLGVVYEQYCSDMTRTVPFGTPDQKAKEVYDIVLKAEKEAIDMIKPGVVIGDVDKKARGIISEAGYGEYFVHRLGHGLGLEEHEYQDVASHNTNKFVPGMVVTVEPGIYVPNEVGVRIEDDILVTEDGHEILTHYEK
- a CDS encoding metal-dependent hydrolase translates to MKLSFHGQSTIYFEANGKKVIVDPFITGNELSDLNAEEVEVDYIVLTHGHGDHFGDTVEIAKKNNATVVGLAEVADYLSTSQGVENVHPMNIGGKWEFEFGSVKYVQAFHSSSLTNEDGIPVYLGASTGLILEVDGKTIYHCGDTGLFSDMKLIADRHPVDVCFVPIGDNFTMGIEDASYAINEFIQPKISVPIHYDTFPYIEQNPEDFKKLVNKGEVQILKPGEEVKFD
- a CDS encoding universal stress protein — translated: MYKNILLGVDTDLENKKALENVQKLSGEGTIVTILNAISEQDAQASIKGGVHLNELTAERSKDLQPTRDILDEYGIDYDEIIVRGNPKEELVKFANSGDYDVLVVSNRKAQAKKKFVLGSVSHKVAKRAHIPVLIVK
- a CDS encoding DRTGG domain-containing protein, with amino-acid sequence MTKHEQILAHIESLAVGKKISVRKIAKDLEVSEGTAYRAIKDAEQLGLVATIDRVGTVRIEKKSREQIEHLTFGEIVKIIDGQVLAGRDGLHNTLTKFAIAAMKLENVVKYLTKHTLLIVGNRTDVQMEALKHGSAVLITGGFNTTPEIKKYADEHNLPILSSNYDSYLVANMINRAMYNQIIRKEILIVEDIVKPVSEETVAKEDMLVSDLKKRSQQTGHSRFPVVDDDWKLVGIVTSKDIIAKDSDESIQKVMTKPVLNVQNSTTVASCAHMMIWEGIELLPVTTINKKLLGVVSREDVLRAMQLIGRQPQVGETINDQVAKYISINKDSITVDVAPQLTSQYGTLSKGAFVAIIEETIRYKMRQLKKQEVMIESLSIMYLKTVSIETELEIQYNMLDIGRHFAKIEVSMMNGQTPVAKALTICQMLES
- a CDS encoding DHH family phosphoesterase produces the protein MNNFNEIMDTIADADTIIIHRHVRPDPDAYGSQLGLKSYLQLKFPDKTIYAVGESEPSLDFMGTFDAVKDDDYKNALVIVCDTANSPRIDDQRFDKGQKLIKIDHHPPVDQYGDLNYVNIDASSTSEIIFDLISYFNDSSIINENTAKLLYLGIVGDTGRFFFNNTTPHTMQVAAELLKYPFDHSAELNKMAEKDPKLAPFQGYVLQNFDLNENGFAKVQITEDVLRQYGLVPNEASQFVNTISDLRGLKVWVFAVDEGSEIRCRLRSKGIVINDIAQKFGGGGHPNASGVSVDSWQEFDALAAELNKRAEEN